The following proteins come from a genomic window of Paenibacillus spongiae:
- a CDS encoding eCIS core domain-containing protein, translating into MRKGLDPHPKSSPSTQPRETKREKAPFWVQTKLEMNQPGDLYELEADRVADQVMRNQAQSIGGLYGSSSSVLSPIAEGKVRSLHSRGTPLSNNSRTFFENRMGWGFGNVRVHTDAQAADTARSLRAKAFTFGHDISFAAGEYQPGTPYGDRLIAHELTHVVQQSLSGMQRVQREEADGGISDAGEPPSANLFSDSRVEIKGVTLSTDRTDIFTKMDQYALAYGMKETRIFLQEFESTIVKERNELAAQTNMAAQAQQFPGEIHGTPDSPEEIVRKTNRNHQMEAILPILQEWFDGLNTRLDSFRRLVYNVTVVRMAQNIISLTQWSDFIDSLTPDQLEGQVIGEEARKLIADSHKDFDSAQITERIFNTKGSYSRFVLYQQMQGRYRACTGCHYTVQAQALDSGGMNGPLLGQTPFLPTDKLAQHAEGTSNTLTTKPSFANFDTLPQTMNPAEHPATANAAASVAAIQPYLRELGPEGYQVLPPTIVGGNLPLSELKPSIMSAFKQRITCYQEFIDRLDQAAVSDDQLFLSLNPVIRDVLPIVDPVISALIEEQLQQAESKQLAETVLISGVSVATLLLAMFPPTAPVAIALGIASSAYGIYSGMQQLDRIQYLMLARGANNVVDPQRIEANDTEMVLIAFSIVMNSIDLGMSLGPAVSKGIQSSTKAFKRNLTAVKINRVSSITPSAELPLVESATALAGEQEIRLSKLNTSRPEVTVVGPGDQVIYDGMPLDFLLDNSVADNWSFLAKETPLDRIVPPRISDEAFELLSSNPYALIDSNAMIEGLPRDLLLGNGLEDNWTVLTLYGNRVNIGRTDLDLLRKRWNVSQDLNTIAVGRTTVPGMEHMTFEGGSPRVRQVANLPDVDAIMPDRPIKSPGKLPSATRHAEEGVLNDFAMKAKELGKSPEEITGTLYLHQTNVSGVCPICIQGIDNLEVAPGIFKQFSDKYPNLTLVVTSETKEGQKIVGRSSFVMRNGRYLTKDGILVE; encoded by the coding sequence ATGAGGAAAGGTTTGGATCCGCATCCCAAGTCCAGTCCATCGACGCAGCCGAGAGAAACGAAGCGTGAGAAAGCGCCATTCTGGGTTCAAACCAAGCTCGAGATGAATCAACCAGGCGATCTCTACGAACTAGAAGCGGATCGGGTCGCCGATCAGGTCATGCGAAATCAAGCACAGTCGATTGGCGGCCTATATGGCTCGTCGTCGTCTGTGCTTTCGCCGATTGCGGAAGGTAAAGTCCGATCCTTACACAGCCGCGGCACACCGCTCTCGAACAACTCTAGGACATTCTTCGAGAACCGAATGGGCTGGGGATTCGGGAACGTACGGGTGCACACCGATGCTCAAGCGGCAGATACAGCTAGATCGCTTCGAGCAAAGGCGTTCACGTTCGGCCATGACATCTCGTTCGCCGCTGGGGAATATCAGCCGGGAACGCCTTACGGCGACCGGCTGATCGCTCATGAACTGACGCATGTCGTTCAACAGTCGCTGAGCGGCATGCAGAGGGTTCAAAGGGAAGAAGCTGACGGTGGAATAAGCGATGCAGGAGAACCGCCTTCCGCCAACTTATTTTCGGATAGCCGTGTTGAAATCAAAGGTGTGACGCTTTCCACTGACCGAACCGATATTTTCACCAAAATGGATCAATACGCACTAGCCTATGGAATGAAAGAAACACGCATCTTTTTACAAGAATTTGAAAGCACAATCGTTAAGGAACGAAATGAATTGGCGGCACAAACGAATATGGCCGCACAAGCACAGCAGTTTCCAGGCGAAATACACGGTACGCCGGATTCGCCAGAAGAAATCGTACGGAAGACTAACCGGAATCATCAGATGGAAGCCATCTTGCCCATTCTGCAGGAGTGGTTCGACGGACTTAACACTCGATTGGACTCGTTTCGTCGTCTTGTTTATAATGTAACCGTCGTTCGCATGGCCCAAAATATCATTAGTTTGACGCAATGGAGTGATTTCATCGATTCGTTGACGCCGGATCAACTTGAGGGACAAGTGATCGGGGAAGAAGCCCGCAAACTCATTGCCGATAGTCATAAAGACTTCGATTCCGCACAAATCACGGAACGAATTTTCAATACGAAGGGTTCTTATTCTCGTTTCGTACTATACCAGCAGATGCAAGGCCGATACCGAGCATGTACGGGTTGTCACTATACAGTGCAGGCGCAAGCTTTAGACAGCGGAGGCATGAACGGGCCGCTGCTCGGGCAAACCCCGTTTCTGCCAACAGATAAACTGGCCCAACACGCGGAAGGCACTTCGAATACCCTGACGACAAAACCTTCGTTTGCTAACTTCGACACGTTACCGCAAACGATGAATCCGGCAGAACATCCGGCTACTGCAAATGCGGCAGCATCCGTAGCCGCCATCCAGCCTTATCTTCGCGAGCTTGGACCTGAAGGATATCAAGTACTTCCACCAACGATAGTCGGAGGAAACCTTCCATTATCGGAATTGAAGCCGTCGATCATGTCGGCTTTCAAACAGCGTATCACGTGTTACCAGGAATTCATCGATAGACTGGATCAAGCCGCGGTGTCGGACGACCAGTTGTTCTTGTCACTGAACCCGGTCATACGGGATGTTCTTCCTATAGTGGATCCTGTAATCTCCGCCTTGATCGAAGAACAACTGCAACAAGCAGAGAGCAAGCAACTCGCGGAAACGGTACTCATAAGCGGAGTTTCGGTCGCTACGCTGCTGCTTGCCATGTTTCCGCCGACTGCCCCTGTCGCCATCGCCCTGGGAATAGCCTCATCCGCATATGGCATATATTCGGGCATGCAACAATTGGATCGAATTCAGTATCTCATGCTTGCACGCGGTGCCAATAACGTAGTTGATCCTCAGCGGATCGAAGCGAACGATACGGAGATGGTGTTGATCGCCTTCTCAATTGTCATGAATTCGATCGATCTGGGAATGAGCTTAGGCCCCGCGGTTAGCAAAGGCATTCAAAGCTCGACGAAAGCATTCAAACGAAACTTGACCGCCGTTAAAATCAATCGAGTCAGTTCTATTACCCCGAGCGCCGAGCTTCCGCTCGTTGAATCAGCAACCGCTCTAGCAGGGGAACAAGAGATTCGGCTGAGCAAGCTGAATACGAGCAGGCCCGAGGTCACTGTAGTAGGACCAGGTGATCAAGTAATTTACGATGGAATGCCGTTGGATTTCCTATTGGACAATTCAGTGGCAGACAACTGGTCTTTCCTTGCCAAAGAAACTCCTCTCGACAGAATCGTTCCACCGCGAATTTCCGACGAAGCGTTCGAACTGTTATCATCCAATCCGTATGCGTTAATAGATTCAAACGCGATGATCGAAGGTCTGCCGCGAGATCTTCTGCTGGGTAACGGTTTGGAAGATAATTGGACGGTCTTAACGTTATATGGAAATCGAGTTAATATAGGGAGAACAGACTTGGATCTATTACGGAAAAGATGGAACGTTTCTCAAGACCTGAATACGATAGCGGTCGGCAGAACCACGGTACCGGGTATGGAACATATGACATTCGAAGGGGGTAGTCCGAGAGTCCGGCAAGTGGCAAATCTGCCGGATGTTGATGCTATCATGCCCGACAGGCCCATCAAATCTCCGGGGAAGCTTCCTTCGGCTACTAGACATGCAGAAGAGGGGGTTCTCAATGATTTTGCGATGAAGGCAAAGGAATTGGGCAAATCTCCCGAAGAGATTACAGGAACCTTGTACTTACATCAAACCAATGTGAGCGGCGTATGCCCGATTTGTATCCAAGGGATCGATAACCTTGAGGTCGCACCCGGCATCTTCAAGCAATTCAGCGATAAATATCCCAATCTTACGCTTGTCGTTACGTCCGAAACGAAGGAAGGACAAAAAATTGTAGGAAGATCCAGTTTCGTCATGAGAAACGGAAGATATTTAACCAAGGACGGTATCTTAGTGGAATAG
- a CDS encoding winged helix-turn-helix transcriptional regulator has translation MARTSFKGKTPEEQIEVCPVTETQNVIAGKWKIIILWHLRQTRRFGELQRLVPGISKGILTSQLRELENDQMIHREVYQEVPPKVEYSLTEAGKQFIPILESMGEWGKKYAMSKKMNQ, from the coding sequence ATGGCACGGACTTCGTTTAAAGGAAAAACTCCGGAAGAACAAATCGAGGTATGTCCGGTAACAGAAACACAGAATGTCATAGCGGGAAAATGGAAAATCATTATTTTATGGCATTTAAGACAGACTAGACGGTTTGGTGAACTCCAAAGATTAGTGCCAGGTATCTCAAAAGGAATACTTACCAGTCAACTGAGGGAGTTAGAAAATGATCAGATGATCCATCGGGAGGTATATCAGGAAGTGCCTCCAAAGGTGGAGTATTCGTTGACCGAAGCAGGTAAACAATTCATTCCAATTCTCGAAAGTATGGGAGAGTGGGGCAAGAAATATGCAATGAGCAAGAAAATGAATCAGTAA
- a CDS encoding NAD(P)-dependent oxidoreductase, whose product MKIGIIGANGKVGRLIMKEALDRGNEVTAIVRNVSNITDSNVKALERDIFKLTSSELKNFDVVVNTFKAPDGEEHLYVESGRALVEALSDARNTKLIVVGGAGSLFVDDQYTTKLMDTPDFPDIYYPTALNAGKQLEELQKNDSITWTYISPAAYFDPDGNRTGTYKLGKDHVTLNNQGQSYVSYADYAIAVIDEIENPQHINQRFTIVGESE is encoded by the coding sequence ATGAAAATCGGAATCATTGGCGCGAACGGTAAAGTCGGACGTTTGATCATGAAAGAAGCTTTGGACCGGGGAAATGAAGTCACGGCTATTGTAAGAAATGTTTCAAATATCACCGACTCTAATGTTAAAGCTCTCGAAAGAGACATTTTTAAACTTACTTCATCCGAACTAAAAAATTTCGACGTTGTTGTTAATACTTTTAAAGCGCCCGATGGAGAAGAACATTTGTATGTCGAATCAGGTAGAGCACTTGTTGAGGCACTCTCGGATGCTCGGAATACCAAATTGATCGTCGTTGGAGGCGCTGGAAGCCTATTTGTTGATGATCAATATACAACGAAACTGATGGATACACCAGATTTTCCGGACATTTATTACCCTACCGCATTGAATGCAGGCAAACAGCTTGAGGAGTTGCAAAAAAACGATTCAATTACTTGGACGTATATCAGTCCTGCCGCCTATTTCGATCCGGACGGAAATCGAACGGGCACTTACAAGCTTGGAAAAGACCATGTCACCTTGAACAACCAAGGTCAAAGCTACGTGAGCTATGCCGACTATGCAATTGCAGTAATTGACGAGATTGAAAATCCGCAACATATAAATCAAAGATTTACGATTGTGGGTGAGTCGGAATAA
- a CDS encoding DsbA family oxidoreductase: protein MIFSNEKNNMKVEIWADFACPFCYIGKRRFEQALSRLPFRDHVQVVYRSFELDPHAPKQVPYDVYDMLSKKFGMSRQQAITGNENLKSQAAAVGLEFHFEGLVLTNTFDAHRLRHYAKQHGKDLVISELLYRAYFNENKNVSDYDTLADLATEAGLNREDTLTMLFGTQFSELVRKEEADSRILGITGVPFYYIDRKFALSGAQSEEMFLSALQEAWNEQNRDDVSSSSENCVDGTCYIK from the coding sequence ATGATCTTTAGTAATGAAAAGAATAACATGAAGGTGGAAATTTGGGCGGATTTCGCTTGTCCATTTTGTTATATTGGCAAACGTCGCTTTGAACAAGCGCTCTCGAGACTCCCTTTTCGGGATCACGTTCAGGTTGTTTACCGCAGTTTCGAATTGGATCCGCATGCGCCAAAGCAAGTTCCGTATGACGTGTATGATATGCTTTCGAAAAAATTTGGTATGAGCCGCCAGCAAGCCATTACAGGTAACGAAAATCTGAAAAGCCAAGCAGCTGCGGTAGGGCTCGAATTTCATTTCGAAGGCTTAGTGCTGACCAACACATTCGATGCGCACCGTTTGCGCCATTATGCCAAACAACATGGGAAAGACCTGGTGATTTCTGAGTTGTTATACCGCGCTTACTTTAATGAAAATAAAAATGTAAGTGACTATGATACGCTAGCGGATTTAGCCACAGAGGCAGGCTTGAACCGTGAAGATACCCTCACGATGCTATTCGGAACTCAGTTTTCAGAGCTAGTGCGTAAAGAAGAAGCAGATAGTCGGATTCTTGGTATAACTGGCGTTCCGTTCTACTACATTGATCGCAAGTTTGCCTTATCGGGTGCTCAATCCGAAGAAATGTTCTTGAGCGCTCTACAAGAGGCTTGGAACGAACAGAATCGCGATGATGTGAGTTCTTCTAGCGAAAATTGCGTTGACGGAACATGCTATATAAAGTGA
- a CDS encoding Imm6 family immunity protein produces the protein MDQFKYMSKDAKVAYFLGLTEIVIPQLSKSPHYAAARTALSRCWEWLEHKRIEAFDLYSDLENMEYTGIITLLQSEVDDDKLTVWFCIADAMIIAIYGAYGHQNNPYLPQTIESGDSEETFEEFHASYLACAGQDAENTQTHLLSYLTDHFPIWSTETPTRTEIMRCLVE, from the coding sequence GTGGATCAATTTAAATACATGAGCAAAGATGCAAAAGTCGCTTATTTTCTAGGCTTAACCGAGATTGTCATTCCTCAATTGTCAAAGTCCCCTCACTACGCCGCGGCAAGGACTGCTTTATCTCGCTGTTGGGAATGGCTGGAGCACAAAAGAATCGAGGCTTTCGATCTTTACTCCGATTTGGAGAACATGGAATATACAGGGATTATCACTTTATTACAATCTGAAGTTGACGACGATAAGCTGACCGTTTGGTTTTGCATCGCGGACGCAATGATTATCGCGATCTACGGTGCATATGGCCATCAAAACAATCCATACTTGCCGCAGACAATCGAAAGCGGAGATTCGGAAGAAACGTTTGAGGAATTTCATGCCAGTTATTTGGCATGTGCCGGACAGGATGCGGAGAACACCCAGACGCACTTGCTCAGCTATTTGACCGATCATTTCCCCATTTGGAGTACGGAGACACCGACTAGGACTGAGATCATGCGTTGCTTAGTCGAATAA
- a CDS encoding phage tail protein: MANNEQNEYWTLPLNHRSAWEEGIRVNVDTGGNDQLAIRTIRQYIPDDTIEANQLPKGITLTGLAAGHCRTLYLLDAAAKLVYRFDSIERRYERFVDLQGYSLNPIAIAYAHGGIIVADRDGPHRLMHFAELNGQLTWRAGEMEDSEGKPYVTVGGLPFHPERLTVDASGQIYALDITQGFVYQFDRHGRFLTPIGIAELSGKQPSAITVSANGTLLVLEPHEKKVYVFAQCVFVSSFEVTLASPSAMAMDRDGDLYIGESSNDPVSDEGQYLHKYSAEGEHLDVLSAYSGPADEIAADESRRLYIADQEAVRITVLLQSQVLNKLPGSPLAVGSYYSQAFDKTESISLWHKLVIDADIPINAQLKVSYITDNDPAINVSARTDWSAPQINPKRMLILHQQHQYLWIRLTLIGSETESPCIRSVQAVFPRKSYLRYLPAVYQEDENSRDFLERYLSIFEAFMTSSERQIDTIARWFDANSVNGDFLRWLGSWLAIAYDENWPEDKLRRLIHAIPRLYGMRGTREGLEEWIRLFTGDIPLIVETFQLQFAEDPDNIALLERLFGTDPYSFCVLLKPKQVNSESEYRTVQKIVDTEKPAHTSGGITWLQPYIYLDMHTYVGINTVLTKPEARLGTGAIPRDTVLQNPTPYGQVGSSTLIPAYTALA, encoded by the coding sequence ATGGCGAACAACGAACAAAATGAGTATTGGACCTTGCCCCTGAATCATCGATCGGCTTGGGAAGAAGGCATTCGTGTTAACGTCGATACCGGCGGCAATGATCAACTCGCGATTCGAACGATCCGACAATATATACCGGATGACACGATTGAAGCCAATCAATTGCCGAAAGGCATCACGCTAACCGGTTTGGCTGCAGGCCATTGCCGAACGCTCTATTTGCTGGATGCAGCTGCGAAACTCGTCTATCGATTCGACTCGATAGAAAGACGCTATGAACGATTTGTAGATTTGCAAGGTTACAGCTTGAATCCAATCGCCATTGCCTATGCGCACGGCGGAATTATTGTGGCGGATCGGGACGGACCGCATCGGCTGATGCACTTTGCCGAATTAAACGGCCAGCTGACCTGGCGTGCAGGGGAGATGGAGGATTCCGAAGGCAAACCGTACGTCACGGTCGGCGGACTCCCGTTTCATCCCGAACGACTAACCGTGGATGCCAGCGGACAGATCTATGCGTTGGACATTACACAGGGCTTCGTCTATCAATTCGATCGACATGGACGATTCTTGACCCCGATCGGCATCGCCGAGTTAAGCGGCAAACAACCGAGTGCGATTACGGTTTCCGCGAATGGTACGCTGTTGGTGCTGGAGCCTCATGAGAAAAAAGTATACGTATTCGCACAATGCGTATTCGTATCTTCGTTCGAAGTCACATTAGCATCACCTTCCGCAATGGCGATGGATCGAGACGGGGATCTCTACATCGGCGAGAGCTCGAACGATCCCGTCAGCGATGAGGGACAGTACTTGCACAAGTATTCGGCAGAAGGGGAGCACCTGGATGTGCTGTCCGCTTATTCCGGTCCGGCTGATGAAATCGCAGCCGATGAAAGCCGGAGACTTTACATCGCAGATCAAGAAGCTGTGCGAATCACCGTCCTGCTTCAGTCGCAGGTGCTGAATAAACTGCCGGGAAGTCCGCTTGCCGTCGGAAGCTATTATTCGCAAGCGTTCGACAAGACCGAATCGATCTCGTTATGGCACAAGCTCGTCATTGACGCTGATATCCCAATCAATGCTCAGCTCAAAGTGTCCTATATCACGGATAACGATCCCGCAATCAATGTATCTGCGAGAACAGACTGGTCGGCGCCGCAGATCAACCCGAAGCGGATGCTGATTTTGCACCAGCAGCATCAATATCTGTGGATCAGACTGACGTTGATCGGCAGCGAAACGGAATCTCCGTGCATAAGGAGCGTCCAGGCGGTATTTCCTCGCAAATCCTATTTGCGATATTTGCCTGCCGTGTACCAAGAAGACGAGAACAGCCGGGATTTCCTCGAGCGATATCTATCGATTTTCGAAGCCTTCATGACTTCCTCCGAAAGGCAAATCGATACCATCGCGCGTTGGTTCGACGCCAACAGCGTCAACGGAGATTTTCTGCGCTGGCTGGGCTCATGGCTCGCGATTGCATACGACGAGAATTGGCCGGAGGACAAGCTGCGAAGGCTCATACACGCTATCCCGCGACTGTATGGCATGCGAGGCACCCGGGAGGGTCTGGAGGAGTGGATTCGGCTTTTCACAGGAGATATCCCTTTGATCGTAGAGACGTTTCAGCTTCAATTCGCAGAGGATCCCGATAATATCGCGCTGCTCGAGAGATTGTTCGGGACAGACCCCTATAGCTTCTGCGTGCTATTAAAACCGAAGCAAGTGAATTCCGAGAGCGAATATCGGACTGTTCAAAAGATCGTAGACACCGAGAAGCCGGCTCATACTAGCGGAGGCATCACATGGCTTCAGCCTTACATCTACCTCGATATGCACACCTATGTGGGGATCAATACCGTGCTGACAAAGCCAGAAGCCAGACTCGGCACCGGCGCCATCCCTCGCGATACGGTGCTGCAAAATCCGACTCCATACGGACAAGTCGGAAGCTCCACGTTAATACCCGCCTATACGGCACTCGCCTAA
- a CDS encoding putative baseplate assembly protein yields the protein MPNLDDQTYEQIVEDALKRISRYAPDWTDHNVHDPGITFLELFSWLTELQHYYLDQIRSENEIKYLQLLGQKPRAAQAANAAVTFTHRAGNDAPVLVPAHTQLTTHEGDVIFETVEPLLATAAQLRSIISFQPSGIADYSDANSRTGLHFASFGSKADVGSMLYLGFNHAFPKDETIPITFELYDRYPVVQNPVDGEDRCVWVSPSAEIAWEYYSSASGGTWAPLNIATDETLNLSFSGRVIFTAPNDPMQRTIGRLKENLYWIRARVMKAGYELPPKVERILLNTVPVIQRTSFHDENVGSSNGFPGQYFKLASFPVVPKSLKLQMLEQSGTDFEWTDWRQVDSLDASRPTDKHYVLQSDSGRILFGDGVNGAIPQAAQTKGDITIRASIYQSTLGVKGNVGAGTITQWLNPTSELRTLELRNEQPASGGTSHETIEAVQVRARQSLQKEHSAATSEDYETFALRTPGLRVARAKSIPLQDRNGKATPGVIMIVVVPYSEFANPVPSSGFLHTVCRHLQPLRLLTTKLRIVSPDYVRASVEAQISVQSGYHPDTAQQKTIEALLRYLHPLTGGNAGTGWPFGRPIYVSELYDVIKRTPGVDCVHRVSVSASGKGIKHNAEGSVIIPPHSLVFSEAHQIETVNADEDCKPRGGCHGEQRTK from the coding sequence ATGCCGAATTTGGACGATCAAACGTACGAGCAAATCGTAGAGGACGCGTTAAAGCGGATTTCGAGATATGCGCCGGATTGGACGGACCACAACGTTCATGACCCCGGCATCACGTTCCTCGAGCTGTTCTCTTGGCTGACGGAATTGCAACACTATTATCTAGACCAAATTCGAAGCGAGAACGAGATCAAATACCTGCAGCTCTTAGGTCAGAAACCTCGTGCTGCGCAAGCTGCCAATGCCGCCGTCACGTTCACGCATCGCGCCGGAAACGACGCCCCCGTACTCGTCCCTGCCCATACCCAGCTGACGACACACGAAGGAGACGTCATATTCGAGACGGTGGAGCCGCTTCTGGCAACCGCGGCGCAGCTGCGTTCCATCATCAGCTTTCAGCCTTCAGGAATCGCGGATTATTCGGATGCGAATTCCCGTACGGGCTTACATTTCGCATCCTTCGGTTCGAAGGCGGATGTCGGCAGCATGCTGTATCTGGGTTTCAATCACGCGTTTCCGAAAGATGAGACCATCCCGATCACATTCGAACTGTACGATCGGTACCCTGTGGTTCAAAATCCGGTCGACGGAGAAGACCGCTGTGTATGGGTAAGTCCTTCGGCCGAGATCGCGTGGGAATATTATTCATCCGCAAGCGGCGGCACTTGGGCGCCGCTAAATATCGCAACAGACGAAACGTTAAACCTCTCGTTCAGCGGCCGCGTCATCTTCACCGCACCGAATGACCCGATGCAGCGTACGATCGGGCGGTTGAAAGAGAACTTGTATTGGATTCGCGCGAGGGTGATGAAGGCGGGCTATGAGCTTCCTCCGAAGGTAGAGCGCATCCTATTAAACACGGTGCCGGTTATCCAGCGAACCTCTTTTCACGATGAGAATGTGGGGAGCTCGAATGGCTTTCCGGGTCAATATTTCAAGCTCGCTTCATTCCCGGTTGTGCCGAAGTCGCTCAAGCTTCAAATGCTGGAACAGTCTGGCACCGATTTCGAGTGGACCGATTGGCGGCAAGTCGATTCCTTGGATGCATCGAGGCCGACGGACAAGCATTATGTGCTTCAATCCGATTCCGGACGCATACTGTTCGGAGACGGAGTGAACGGAGCGATCCCGCAGGCGGCGCAAACGAAAGGCGACATCACGATTCGCGCATCCATCTATCAATCTACCTTAGGAGTGAAAGGGAACGTTGGCGCCGGTACGATTACGCAATGGTTAAATCCCACATCGGAGCTCCGAACGCTTGAACTTCGCAATGAGCAGCCTGCGTCTGGAGGCACGTCACACGAGACGATCGAGGCTGTCCAAGTCCGTGCTCGCCAGTCGTTGCAAAAGGAGCATAGCGCTGCCACGTCCGAAGACTACGAGACATTCGCCCTGCGCACTCCGGGCTTGCGAGTGGCCCGGGCCAAATCAATTCCGCTTCAAGACCGGAATGGAAAAGCGACTCCCGGCGTCATTATGATCGTTGTCGTCCCTTACAGCGAATTTGCGAATCCCGTACCGAGCAGCGGCTTTTTGCATACCGTTTGCCGTCATCTTCAGCCGCTGCGCCTTCTCACGACGAAGCTGCGCATCGTGTCGCCGGATTACGTCCGCGCCTCCGTAGAGGCGCAGATCAGCGTGCAATCCGGCTATCACCCGGATACTGCCCAACAAAAAACGATCGAAGCGTTGCTCCGCTATTTGCATCCTTTGACCGGCGGCAACGCCGGTACGGGTTGGCCTTTCGGTCGTCCGATTTACGTGTCCGAGCTGTATGATGTGATCAAGCGCACCCCCGGCGTTGATTGCGTGCACCGCGTCAGCGTGTCCGCATCAGGTAAAGGGATCAAGCACAATGCGGAAGGCAGCGTCATCATACCGCCGCACAGCTTGGTCTTTTCCGAAGCCCACCAGATCGAAACGGTAAATGCAGATGAGGACTGCAAACCGCGTGGAGGTTGCCATGGCGAACAACGAACAAAATGA
- a CDS encoding DUF4111 domain-containing protein translates to MWYYINSKKLIIEIDNGAILMLIPSFENETLYRTLTLFVKDIRAILNRKLRSIYLYGSALQNDLSPGYGDLDFLVVIGEDLSQNEIELLNKQRVDYRTSPPIRTVDRQISNLYTDMLEGAFLTINMLSGGKGRGLWWGTKSESVWTENQLDLFTLYTIREQSILLYGEPHQDNIPSYSREEFISFLKEYATCMRKYGKGNSLHSVDWLLLASKFIAWWQEGIILSKSQAADWGLLHLSGGWKANLQRCKKLRKDPSMATLLEYSEWLSNLEPAIIEASHDLDRILEKSDPLK, encoded by the coding sequence ATGTGGTACTATATTAATAGCAAAAAACTCATAATAGAGATAGATAATGGAGCGATCTTAATGTTGATCCCATCATTTGAAAACGAAACCCTTTACCGAACCTTGACCCTATTTGTCAAAGATATCCGAGCCATTCTTAATAGAAAGTTGCGAAGCATTTACCTTTACGGTTCGGCCCTCCAGAATGATTTATCTCCAGGATACGGGGATTTGGATTTTCTCGTCGTAATTGGGGAGGATCTTAGCCAAAATGAGATTGAGCTCTTAAATAAACAAAGAGTTGATTATAGAACATCACCTCCTATAAGAACTGTCGATAGACAGATCTCCAACCTATACACCGATATGCTTGAGGGTGCCTTTCTTACGATAAATATGCTGAGTGGGGGAAAGGGCCGTGGCTTGTGGTGGGGAACAAAGAGCGAATCTGTCTGGACGGAGAATCAATTGGATCTGTTCACCCTATACACGATAAGGGAGCAGAGTATATTGTTGTATGGTGAGCCTCATCAGGACAATATTCCATCGTACTCGAGGGAAGAGTTCATTAGCTTTCTTAAGGAATACGCTACATGCATGCGGAAGTATGGCAAGGGAAATAGCCTACATTCTGTGGATTGGCTCCTGTTAGCTTCCAAATTCATAGCATGGTGGCAGGAAGGTATCATTCTGTCTAAAAGCCAAGCAGCAGATTGGGGGCTTTTACATCTTAGTGGCGGATGGAAAGCGAATTTGCAGAGATGCAAGAAGCTAAGGAAGGATCCATCCATGGCAACACTCCTAGAGTATTCCGAATGGCTGAGTAATTTGGAGCCAGCCATTATAGAAGCATCGCATGATCTAGACAGAATCCTCGAAAAAAGCGATCCACTAAAGTAG